A window of Pedococcus badiiscoriae genomic DNA:
CCCGATGTGGATCGCCGGCGGCGGCGAGAAGAAGACGCTGCGGATCGCGGCGCAGTACGCCGACTACACCAACTTCGACCCCAGCCCGGAGGGTTTCGCGTACAAGAGTGCGGTCCTCAAGGGGCATTGTGACGACCTCGGGCGCGACTTCGGCGAGATCGTCCGCAGCGTCAACCTCAACGTGTTCATCGGCAGTGACGAGCGGGAGGTCGAGGAGCGCTTCAGGGTGGTGCGGGAGCGACTGCTGTCCGTCGGCTCACCGCAGGCGCGGGTCGACCAGCTGCTCGCTGAGTACCGCAGCCAGGCGACGGTCGGGACACCGGAGCAGATCGTCGAGAAGCTCACCGCGTTGCAGGACCTCGGCATGACGTACGCGATCCTCAACTTCCCCGAGGCGGCGTACGACACGACCGGGATGGCGATGTTCGAGCGCGACGTGATGCCCGAGCTGCTCGACCGCGAGGAGCACGGGCACCTCTGGCACCTGTCGCGCCGTCGCTGAACGGGCCGTCTGCGCGGGCCCCCGCAGTGTCCGGCGCCACACCCGTCGCCGGCACGCGACGGCATACCAGCGGGTAACCTGAGGGACTGTGAGCACCGGTAACCGCGACTTCGACCTGTTCAGGATCTCCGAGGACCACGAGGCCCTCCGGGAGGCGGTGCGCGCCGTCGCCGAGGACAAGATCGCGCCGTACGCCGCGGCCGTGGACGAGGACGCGCGGTACCCGCAGGAGGCGCACGACGCCCTGGTGGCCTCGGACTTCTTCGCCCCGCACATCGCCGAGGAGTTCGGTGGGGTCGGCGCCGACGCGCTCGCGACGTGCATCGTCATCGAGGAGGTCGCCCGCGTCGACGCCTCCGCCTCGCTCATCCCGGCCGTCAACAAGCTGGGCAGCATGCCGCTGATCCTGGCCGCGAACGACGACGTGAAGAAGCGCTACCTCACGCCGCTGGCGGAGGGGAGGACGACGTTCTCCTACGGCCTCTCCGAGCGGGAGGCCGGCTCCGACACCGCCGCCATGAAGACGCGCGCGCGGCGCGACGGTGACGACTGGGTCGTCAACGGGCAGAAGTCCTGGATCACCAACGCCGGGGTCTCCGAGTACTACACCGTGCTCGCGGTGACCGACCCGGACGGCAAGCGCGGCAACAACGTGACCGCGTTCGTGCTGGAGAAGTCCGACGAGGGCTTCACCTTCGGGGAGAAGGAGCGCAAGCTCGGCATCAAGGGCTCCCCGACCCGCGAGCTCCACTTCGACAACGTCCGCATCCCCGGCGACCGCATCGTGGGTGCCGAGGG
This region includes:
- a CDS encoding acyl-CoA dehydrogenase family protein: MSTGNRDFDLFRISEDHEALREAVRAVAEDKIAPYAAAVDEDARYPQEAHDALVASDFFAPHIAEEFGGVGADALATCIVIEEVARVDASASLIPAVNKLGSMPLILAANDDVKKRYLTPLAEGRTTFSYGLSEREAGSDTAAMKTRARRDGDDWVVNGQKSWITNAGVSEYYTVLAVTDPDGKRGNNVTAFVLEKSDEGFTFGEKERKLGIKGSPTRELHFDNVRIPGDRIVGAEGEGLKIALATLDHTRVTIGAQAVGIAQGALDFAVSYVKERKQFGKHIAEFQGIQFMLADMAMAVEAARQMVYVAAAKSERGDKDLPFFGAAAKCYASDVAMQVTTDAVQLLGGAGYVRDFPVERMMRDAKITQIYEGTNQIQRIVMARQILK